One window of Trichoderma breve strain T069 chromosome 3, whole genome shotgun sequence genomic DNA carries:
- a CDS encoding ribosomal protein s7p/S5e domain-containing protein: MSDGGEIEIENSVVTDALPKDIVKEVGNVKLFNKWDYDVEVRDISLTDYISLRNPVYVTHSAGRYAVKRFRKANCPIIERLTNSLMMHGRNNGKKLMAVRIVAHAFEIIHLMTDQNPIQVAVDAIVNCGPREDSTRIGSAGTVRRQAVDVSPLRRVNQAIALLTTGAREAAFRNVKSIAECLAEELINAAKGSSNSYAIKKKDELERVAKSNR, encoded by the exons ATGTCTGACGGTGGTGAAATCGAGATCGAGAACTCTGTCGTTACCGACGCCCTCCCCAAGGATATTGTCAAGGAGGTTGGCAACGTCAAGCTGTTCAACAAGTGGGACTACGATGTCGAGGTCCGCGACATCTCTCTGAC CGACTACATTTCCCTGCGAAACCCCGTCTACGTCACCCACTCTGCTGGCCGATATGCCGTCAAGCGATTCCGCAAGGCCAACTGCCCCATCATTGAGCGGTTGACCAACTCGCTCATGATGCACGGCCGCAAcaacggcaagaagctgatggCTGTCCGCATCGTCGCTCACGCCTTCGAGATC ATTCACCTCATGACCGACCAGAACCCCATCCAGGTTGCCGTTGACGCCATTGTCAACTGCGGTCCCCGTGAAGACTCTACCCGAATTGGCTCTGCCGGTACCGTCCGTCGTCAGGCCGTCGATGTCTCCCCCCTGAGGAGAGTCAACCAGGCCATTGCCCTGCTCACCACCGGTGCCCGCGAGGCTGCTTTCCGCAACGTCAAGTCCATTGCTGAGTGCTTGGCTGAGGAGCTGATcaacgccgccaagggcagcagcaactcATACgctatcaagaagaaggacgagtTGGAGCGTGTCGCCAAGAGCAACCGATAA
- a CDS encoding s25 ribosomal protein domain-containing protein — translation MAPAAGAKKQKKKWSKGKVKDKAQHAVLLDKTISEKLYKDVQSYRLVTVAVLVDRMKINGSLARQCIRDLEEKGMIKPVITHSKMKIYTRAIGE, via the exons ATG GCGCCTGCAGCtggagcaaagaagcaaaagaagaagtggtccaagggcaaggtcaaggacaaggcccaGCACGCCGTCCTGCTCGACAAGACCATCTCCGAGAAGCTCTACAAGGATGTCCAGTCTTACCGCCTCGTCACCGTCGCCGTCCTGGTCGACCGAATGAAGATCAACGGCTCCCTCGCCCGCCAGTGCATCCGCGACCTCGAGGAGAAGGGCATGATCAAGCCGGTCATCACTCAtagcaagatgaagatctACA CCCGTGCCATCGGCGAGTAA